GAATTCCAGGATGCGGGACACACCGTGGTAGGTGCTGATTTCGGCGTCTATCGCGGTCTCGTGCGCAGTGGACGGCCGCAGCCTGCCGCCGATGCCGGTGTAGAGGCCCTCGGTGTTCTCCCGGATCACGACGCAGTCGATCGGCCGCCGCGCCTGCTCGCGCAGCGGGCTCAGCCGGTCGTGGAAAAGCGTTGCCGGGCGGTAGTTCACGAAGAGATCCAGCTCGAACCGCAGCCGCAGCAACACCCCTCGCGCGTACTCGGCATCGGCTCGGGCATCGCCGACCGCACCGAGCAGGATGCCGTCGCTGCCGGCAACGCGGTCGAAGTCCTTGTCCGGCAAGGCGACCCCGGTTTCGAGGTAGGTGTCGGCGTTGATGTGGTCGAGGATGTCGAAATCCAGCTCGAGGCCGAGTGTCGCCACGGTTCGGACGGCCTGATCGATCACCTCGGGCCCGATGCCGTCGCCCGGGATCACCGCGATCGTGGTCATGGCCTCGCCTCGCTGAGCAGGTCGGGAGGACTCGGGCTGAGCTGCGGTAGCCAGTATGCGCGCGTGCGTTCGTAGGCGTCGATCGCGTCGGTGCGTTCGAGCGTCACCGCGATCTCGTCCCAGCCGTTGAGGAGCAGCTCCCGCGCACGCGCGTCGACGACGAACGTGTGTCGCAGTGTGTCCGTGCGTATTTCACACGACTGAAGGCTCACCGAGATCTGCCGGCCGGGATCCTGCTCGATCGCCTCGGCCAGCGCGGTCACCGCGGCTGCGGGCAGTTCGACCGCGAGCAGGCCGTTCTTGAAGGCGTTGCGCCGGAAGATATCTCCGAAGCTGCTGGCGACGACCACGGTGAAACCCCAATCCCGCAGCGCCCACACCGCGTGCTCGCGCGAGCTGCCGGTGCCGAAGTTGTGTCCGGCGACCAGGATGCTGGCGCCCGCACTGTCCCGGCGCTCGAGCACGAAATCGGGGTCGGTGCGCCAGTCGGCGAACAGCGCGTCCGCATAGCCGGACTTGGTCAATCGTTTGCAGTACTCCGCCGGGATGATCTGGTCGGTGTCGACATCGCTGCGTCGCAATACCACCGCGCGTCCGAGGTGTTCGGTCAGTGGATTCACAGTTCCCCCAGGGTGTCCGGGTGGGTGAGCCGTCCGGTGACGGCGGTGGCGGCGGCCACCGCCGGTGACACCAGGTGTGTCCGGGCTTGCGCGCCTTGGCGGCCTTCGTAGTTGCGGTTGGAGGTCGACGCGCAGCGGTGGGGGCCGGTGAGCCGATCTTCGTTCATCCCGAGGCACATCGAACAGCCCGACAGTCGCCACTGGGCGCCCGCTCGCTCGAAGATCGTGTCCAGTCCCTCGTCCTCGGCTTGCCTGCGCACCGCCAGTGAGCCGGGCACCACCAGCATCCGCACGGTGCGAGCGACGCTGCGGCCGTGCAGGATCGCCGCGGCCGAGCGCAGATCCTCGATGCGGCTGTTGGTGCAGGACCCGAGGAAGACGGTGTCGATCTCGATCGAATCCATCCGCAACCCGGGGGTCAGACCCATGTAGTCCAGACTGCGTTGTGCCGCAGCCTGATCTGCCGGGTCCGGGAAGGCCCCCGGGTCCGGTACCACCCCCGAGATCGGCACGGCCTGACCCGGATTGGTGCCCCAGGTCACGAACGGCGCCAAACCCGAGACGTCGACGGTGACGGTGCGGTCGAAGTCCGCGCCGGGTTCTGTGCGCAGCGTTTCCCAGTAGGCGACGGCGTCGTCCCACGCATCATCCGGCAGCGCGCGATGAGCTCGCAGATAGTCGACGGTGACGCTGTCGGGTGCGACGAGTCCGGCCCGGGCGCCGGCCTCGACGGTCATGTTGCACAGGGTCATCCGGCTTTCCATCGACAGTCGTTCGATCGGGTGGCCGCGGAACTCGATGATGTGCCCGTGCGCGCCGTTGGCTCCGATCTGGGCGATCAGCGCAAGCACCAGGTCCTTGGCGGTGACCGCAGCGGGCGGCGCACCGGTGAACTCGACCGCCATCGTGCGGGGCCGGGCCAATGGCAGCGTCTGTGTGGCCAGCACATGTTCGACATCGGAGGTGCCCACACCGAAGGCCAGCGCACCGAACGCGCCGTGTGTCGAGGTGTGGCTGTCCCCGCAGATCACCGACATGCCGGGGTGCACGAAACCCTGTTCCGGGGCGACTACATGGACGATCCCCTGCCGGGCGTCGCCGAGCCGGAACAGCTCGATGCTGTGCTCGGAACAGTTGCGCCGCAACGCTTCCACCTGTGCCTTGCCCATCGGGTCGGTCAACAGCAGTGAGCGGGTGGGGACGTTGTGATCCTCGACTGCCAGCGTGAGTTCCGGACGCCGGACGCGGCGCCCGGCCAGCCGCAATCCGTCGAAGGCCTGCGGTGAGCTGGCCTCGTGGATCAGATGCAGGTCGATGTAGAGCAGGTCGGTGTGCTCGTCGATCGGGGTGACGACGTGGCTACGCCAGATCTTCTCGATCAGGGTGGGTGCGGTGCTCATCGAACCCGCCCGCCGGTGGTCGCGGTCTGTCGGGCGATGAGGTCCCGGACCTCGGACAACTCGATGCAGTGCCCATCGGTGCGGTTGGCCACGTGTTCCTGGTAGAGGGTTTCGACGAGCTGTTCATCGATGGGAATTCCCATGTCGTCGAACACATACCGCAATACTGCTCGCCCTGAACTGCGGCCGACCAGCATCGAGCGGGTTCTGCCGAAATCCTTGGCTTGGATGTATTCGTAGGTGATCGGATCACGCAGTAGCCCGGCCTGATGGATACCCGCCTGAGTGGCGAACGCGTTCTTGCCGAAGATGGCCTTGTTTCGCGGCGCCGACAATCCGATGACACCGCTGAGCACCTCGAACGCGTGATAGAGACCGCTGGTTTCCGCGGACGTGGTGACGCCGAATTCCGCACCCTTGTAGGCGAGTACCGCGATCAGCTCTTCGAGTGGAGTATTACCCGATCGTTCCCCGATTCCGGCCAGTGTCGCCTGCACCTCGTCGGCGCCGGCCTCGATCCCGGCCAGCGCGTTGGCCAGGGCCAGACCGAGATCTTGATGGCAGTGTGTGCTGACGGTGATGGCGGGTCCGCACCAGGAGCGGATTCTGCCGATCAACGCACCATATGCGCGCGGTGTCAGGCAGCCCGTGGTGTCGCCGACCGCCACGATATCGGCACCGGCGGCAAGAGATTCCTCCACCAACGGCCGCAGCAGCGTGTCCGAACCACGAGAAGCGTCTTCGATGCCGAGGGTGAGGTGCTCGGCGCCGAGCGAGCGCGCGTAGCGGATCGTGTCCACGACCTCGCGGATCGCCTCGGCCTGGTTGATGCCGCGCTTGTATTTCAGGTGGATCTCGCTGCCGACAGCCAGGATCTGGAGATGGTGGCGCTCGGTGCCACCCGCCTCGACGGCCACGCGAACGTCTTCGCGGGTCGCGCGGCTCAGGGTCGCGATGCGGGCCGAGGTCAGTTCCCGCGCCAGCAGACGGGTGGCCTCGTACTCACTCGGCGACGACGCCGGGAAACCGGCTTCGATCACGTCGACACCCACCGCTTCGATCGCCAAGGCGACCTCGAGCTTCTGTTCCGGGGACATCGCGTTGCCAGGAGCCTGTTCGCCGTCGCGCAAGGTCGAGTCGAAGATCGATATCCGCCGCGGCGCGGAATCGGGGTGCGTATCCATGAGAACTCTCCTACTGAGTCCGAAATATCGGTGGTAGACGCAAACCGCCTGCCAGTCTTGCGAACTCGGCGGCTTACGCCACCGTCTTGCCGGTGACGTCACCGACCACGCGCCGGATCGAGGGCATCTCGCCGTATTCACGCAGTGGCATTTCCGCCACGCTTGCCGCGTATTGCGTACCCAGCGAATCGAATTGACTCATGGCGCCAGCTCCTCAGCTGTGCTCGATGCGGTTTCCGCCGCCGGAATCGGGGCGCCGCCACGCTCGCGCCGCTCGATGGCGCGCGCCGCGCGCAGGCCGGAAGCCAGTGCGCTACATGCGTGTTCGCAGGCAGGCTGCACCGAGTTGCCGACGTAGTAGATGTCCTGGCGCTCGTCATAGCCGTCGGGTTTGCGGAATCCCGGCGGCACGATCGCCGGTACCAGATCGCTGCACAATCCGTGTGACTCGCGGTAATCCCGGGGCGAGACGAAACGTTTGTAGCGCACCTGTGCGGTCAGCCCGGGCACGTGTTTCTCCAGCTGGGACAGGAGGTAGCTCTCGATCCGCTCGATGGTGTCCGGCGGCGGCTGCTCGAGGCGGTGCGGTAGTGCGATATACGCGGTGAGCGAACGATAGTCCCGCTGGTCGAGGAAGTCGGTCGGGAAGATGTTGAAGACGAACTCCTCGGGCAACTCGCCGGCCGCCAAACGATCGAGTGCCACCCGGGCTTTCGGCGGTACGTGGACAAGCCCGTGGACCTGCGCTGGAAACGGCGCAGTCCGGGGCACCGCGAGGTGCAGCGCGCCGACGGCGAAACTCGGTTTCGTCGATGGTGGATAGACGTCCAGACGATGCCTGCTGTGCACCACGTAGCGCGCGTGATATGTGGCGTTTGCGGTAGTAACCGACTTCGAAACACCTGCGGAATCGACGCTTTCGACCGAGGTATTCAGTTGCAGCAGTCCACCGAGATCTCGTAGCCGGGTGGCCATCCGATCGGCCATCAGCCCGGGCCCGCCGATGGGGACCACCATCTTGTCGTACCCGTAGCCGAGTTCCTTGGAGAAAAGATTCAGAAAAGCGGCCATCGGGTAGTCGCTGGGCGCGGCACCGAACGCGCCGCCGAGAGCGGCAAGAAGATCCGCAAAGCCGTGGTCGCCGAGTCCCGCCAACGCCTCCCCGAGATAGGTGCAGCGGCCGCTACGGACCGCCCGGACAAAGCGGAAGATGTCCGGTGCGTGCCGGGCGACATTGCCGATCGTGGACAGCGTCACCGGCACCCGGTACGTTGCTCCGGCAGTGAACAAAATGGACTTCGGGCGGCTGAATTCGATCTCTACGCCCAATTCTTGCATCGTTGCCACGATCGAGGAGCCGAAATCGTTACAGCCATGCGTGAATTCATAGCCGTCGAAGGTCGTCGTGCCGCAGAGTCCGCCGGGTTTGCGTCGCCGCTCCAGTGTCAGAACTCGAAAACCGTTCGAAGACAATGAGATAGCGGATGACAGGCCGGCCAATCCCGCACCGATGACAATAACGTCGAATGCACCTTCATCAGATGATGTCATGGCATCCTCCCGCGCCGCCGCAAGTTTGCCGTATGGTGGAACGCCTTTGTTTGCTCGGCTCATTCTGACATGTGCGAAAACCATTCGGAACCCCAGGATTTCGCTGCCGATGTGTTGCTGGCTTCGGGGTGTGAACCGGAAAGTTTCCTGCAATCTGCTGTGGGAGAGAGTATTTCGAACGACCAGTATCTGTGCGTGCATCAGCTGTGTTTCTTGTTGTCGCTTACGCTGGGCGGAAAGCGGCGCGGGGTACGGTTGTCCGGCAAAAGTGGGCCACCGCTCGGCGCGATAGCCCTGTGTCGGCGTGGCTCCCTGTTTCGGGTCGGTGTGAATCGGAGGAACTTCGGTTTTGCCAGGATGTTTCGCTGTGTGCAGCAGCGGGCAAAATTTGAGTGCGAATCTCATCCGGTTTGCCTGTGTGTGCACTCGGATTGACTGTGCGTGCTGTTCTCGTCAGGTAGCGGTTCGATAGGGGCTGTTGCCATAACAATGCACGAACGAGGAGTCCTGACGGCCGACGTCGGCATAGCCGTCACTCGAAGAATCTGCGGCATCGGCCCCGTGCGCGAACTGTGCCCTCTACCATCTGTTTCGGGAGATCGTTCCGCGCTGTCGAAGGAATCTCGCTGCGCGCACGGCAGATGGTGTCGAGAACACGGCCCATCGGCGAACCACGTCCGACATATCGGGAAGGTGGGACCGATGGCTCTTGTTCTCGACACCACACAGATCGAAGCATCGGATCGGGCCGAGTTCGTCAGTGCCGCGCTGCAGTCCGCGTCCGCGCCGGCGCACATCCATCTCACCGGACCCGAGCGTGCGGTGTCCGGCCGCATCGACGCCTGGCAGTTCGGTGACCTGACGTTGTCCCACATGACCGTGGCCGGCTTCCGCGCCGTGCGAACCGTCGAGCAGGTGCGCTGCTCGCCGGCCGATCAGCTACTGGTCACCGTGGTGCTCGGACGGATCGGGCGCATGGCACAGGACGGTGATCACTACGAGTTCCGCTCCGGCGAGCTCGCGGTATCCGACCTCAACCGGCCATACGACGCGGACTGGTGCGGCGGTGCGCTGGTGAACCTGCAGGTTCCGCTGGACCGGCTCGATCTGCCGTCCGACACCGTTCGTCGCGGTGCCGGCGAGGTGCGGCACAGCCCACTGCGTCGATTGGTGGCAGACCACCTCGCACACCTCGCGGCGGCGGGGGGTCTGCTCCAAACGGATCCTGCCGCAAGAAGACTCGGTGAGGTCGGGATCGAACTCGTGCACGCGCTCGTGACCTCCGCGGCGACCCGATGCGCTGACGGGGCGGCGCTGCCCGGCGCGATGCTGCTCGACCGGGTCCGCGACTTCGTACTGGATCATCTCGCCGATCCTGACCTGAACGCGGCTCGGATCGCGCACGCGCATCGCATCTCGGTCCGATACCTGTATCAGTTGTGTGCTCGCGCAGATTTTCGGCTGGAGCAATGGATCATCGTGCAGCGGCTCGAACGGGTTCGCGGCGAGCTGGCCCGGCCGGAAAACTGGGCGCTGCCGATCTCGGTGATCGCCCAGCGGAACGGATTTCGCAACGTCTCGCATTTCAACCGCAGATTCCGTGCCGCGTACGGGATGACGCCACGGGAATGGCGGCACGCCGCGCACTACGAATGGCGACCGATCATCGACCTCGAGCGGGTGCGAGAGCGTCAAGGCTCAGGGACGCCAGGATCGAGGCGGTAGCCGGGAGGGCAGTCACCTCGACTCGCTCCTGCCTGCCAGATCACGACGCCGATCTCCGGCCTCGGGTCGGGTGCCGCTGGTTGGCATCGAAAACAACGCGTTCGCAACGCTTTTAGTGCACCATTGATCGTGTGGTTCCTGGCCGCGGAGCTCGGCACCTATTCGCTGGCGCAGGAGACGGTCATGGCTGAGATCAATCTCGTTCTATCCGCCCAGGACCTGCCGGACACCGACACGGTCGGTGAGACGGACCCTTACCTGAAACTCTATGTCCAGCGCGCGGGATCGTGGGTGCTGGCCACCATGACCGAGATCCAGAAGAACAACCTGAATCCTCGGTATGCGCCCTGCGTCGTCGATGTCGGTGATGGTGAAGGGTCCGCCCTCCGGATCGAGGTGTGGGACCACGATCGGATGGGCAGCGACGAATTGGTCGGCAAAGCCGAACTCTCGGTGTCCGAGTTCCTGCGCGCCGGGGGAAATGTCACCCTGTCCTTGCCGGGGGGAGGCCGGATCACCGTCGTGAGGGAGTGACTCCGACGCTGCGTCTCGCAGGCTGGTGTGCTCCTCCTCGAGCTTGTGGCGCAGGTTGCGAGGGCTGATGTGCAGCCGGGCGGCGACCTCCGCCGAGGTGGGCCATTCGCGGCCGATGGCGCGGTGACTCGGCGGACCAGATCGGTGGCTTTGCCGGTCAATAGGACGGTGGTTGGTAGGGCAGGGTCGGTGCCAAGAGGGTGAGCAGGCCCAGGACGATGGGCAGGAGTGCCACGAGGTAGATGAACGTGTAGCCGACGATGTCGCGTGCCTTGAGGGACAGCACGCCGAGGAGCGGGAGCATCCAGAACGGATTGATCAGGTTCGGCAGCGCCTCCGCGGCGTTGTAGATCTGGACGGTCCAGCCGAGGTTGACGTGGGTGTCGTTTGCGGCCTGCATCACGTACGGCGCCTCGATGATCCATTTGCCGCCGCCGGAGGGAATGAGGAAGCCGAGCACCACGGAGTAGGCGCCGATGAGCAGCGGGAAGGTGGTGGTGTTGCCCGTGGCGGTGAACAGTGAGGCGAGGTGGTGGGAGATCGAGGTGCCGGAGCTGTCGGTGGCCTTGGTGAGCATGGCCGCAGTCCCGGCGTAGAAGGGGAATTGAATGAGCACACCGCCGGTGGCCGGTACAGCCTTGGTGACCGCGGCGAGAAATCGGCGGGGACGCCAGTGCAAGAGCATGCCGAGGCCGAGGAACAGCAGGTTGTAGGTGTTGAGACCGGAGATCGCGACGATGGGGTCCTTGGCGGCGAATTCCTGGATCGCCCACCCGCCGACCAGGACGACGACCACGATGGTGAGCAGCGGGCTGTATTCGAGCCATTCGCCGGGACGCGAGCGCGGCGTATCGTCTTCGACGGGGTCGCGGGGATCGATGCCGAGGTCAGTGGCGGTAATGGCGGTGTCGGCGCGGGGTGCGGTCAGAAACGCGATGGTGACACATACCGTGACGACGACCGCGGCCACGACGAGCGACTGCCAGGTGAAGATGGTGTCCCGGAAGGGGATGACGCCGGTGATGGGCAGCAGCGACTGCGGAATGCTGGCACGGTTGGCCTGTAGTTGAGCGGCCGACGAGCTGAGGCCGAGGGCCCAGCTCCCGCCGAGCCCGAGGTAGGCCGCTGCCGATGCGGCCCGATAGTCCATGCGCAGCTCGCGGCCATCGGCGAGGCGCCGGACCAGCAGCGCGCTGAAGATGAGACTGAAGCCCCAATTGAGCAACGCCGACAGCAGGCTGACCGCGGCGACGACGGCGATCGCCGCACGCGGATTGCGGGGCACTCGGGCGAGCCCGGTGATGGCCCGCTGGACAGGCCGGGCGGTGGCGACGACGTAGCCGCCGATGGCGACCATCGCCATCTGCATGGTGAACGGGATGAGGTCCCAGAAGCCGTTGCCGAAGACCGCGGCGACGTCGGCGGGGGAGGAGCCGATCGCCAGCGCGGCGGTGGCGACCACCGCGACGGTGAGCAGTGCGAAGACGAGGGTGTTGGGGAACCACTTTTCCGACCAGGCCGCGCTGCGGCTTGCGAATCGGGCGAGCAGGCCGGCCGGTGGGTCGGCGGTGAGCTGCGAATCGGGCACGGACATGCGAACTCCTGAGTGGTCAACCGGCGTGCCGGAGGATGTGGTGGTGGACCAGCGTCGCGGCGGTCAGATCGGCCAGTGCGGTGCCGACTGCTTTGAACACGGTGATCTCGTGGTCGTTTCGGCGACCGAGAGCTTCATTTCGACAGAGCTGGGGCAGCGTGGCGATCACGTCGTCGCGGGTGATGACGCCGGCGGCGAGCGGCTGGGTGAGGTCGCCCGATTCCTCGAGCGCGTTGTCGCTGTCGACGTAGAGGACACCGCGGGTCAGGCAGGCGTCGTCGGCTTCGCGCATGTCCGGGCGGAAGCTGCCGACCAGGTCGAGATGTGTTCCGGGACGCAGTAATTCGCCGCGGACGAGCGGGCTGGTGGCGAGCGTCGCGCAGGAGATCACGTCGGCGTCGGGGATCGCGGTGTCGAGGTCGTCGGCGACGTGTGCGTCCGTTCCGGCGTCCCGCAGCTGTGCGACCAGGGCTTCTGCGGCTTCGCGGTATTGATCGTGGACGAGCACGGTGCTGATGTCGAGGACCGCGGCATGTGCCGCGGCGATGAGCGAGCCGACGTGCCCGGCTCCGACGACGAGATGGACTCGGCTGTCGGGCCGCGCGAGATAGGACGAAGCCAGCGCCGCCGTGGCGACGGTGCGCCGCCGAGTGAGTTCGTTCCCATCGATGACCGCCAGGTGTTCGCCGGTGTCCGCACGGGCCAGGACGTAGGCGGAGGACAGGGCCGGGCGACCGTGCACGTTGTTCTCGGGAAAGACGGTCACGAGTTTGACGCCCAGCAGCCCGTCGGCCTCCCAGGAGGGCATCAGGAGCAACGTCGAGCCGGTGGTCTCGTCGATCTGATGATGGTGGCGCGGTGGGGTCGTAGCGCCGCGGGCGAAACCCGTTCGCAGGGCTGGGATCAATGTGTCGAACGGCAATGCGTCGACGGTCTCGTGGGCGGAGACGATGAGCATGGTCGGACCTTTCGGAATCAGGCGTCGAGCACGACGTCGGACGTCGGCATTGACTGGCAGGTGAGGCAGTGATCGTCTGGCAGCTCGCCGCCGACGGCGACGAGGTGTGCCACCGTGCCGTCGAGCACCCGGACCGCGCAGCTCTCGCATTGGCCGACGCGGCACCCGCTGGGCACGGACAGACCCGCCTGCTCGGCGAGTTGCAACAGGGTGCCGTCCGATTTGCGCCACGCGACGTCACGGCCGGAGCGGGCGAACCGAACGGTCGCGGTCGCATCGTCGGAGATGCGCACCGGCACGGGTGCCGCGTGGAACTTCTCGGCGAAAATGTCGAATCGGGGAACGCCGCGGGCTACCAGACCGGCGGTGAGTTCGTCGAGCATGTCCTCGGGGCCGCACAGGTAGAAACGCGCGCGCCGGTCGATCAGGGTGGAGTCGATGTCGGACGCCGACATCCGCCCTCGCACGTGGTAGCGGTCGCCCGCGTCCGGCCGGCTGTAGTGGTCGATCACGCGCAGGGACGGCAGGTGCGCGGCGAGGGTGGCGATCCGGTCTCGGAAGGGGTGGCGCGCACCGTCCCGGTTGCCGTAGTGGAGCACGACCTCCGGGGCGGCGGACGGGGCGAGAACGAGTGTTTCGAGGTAGCTGAGGAACGGGGTGATCCCGATGCCCGCGGCAAGGAGCACGATCGGGCGGGAGTGGACGCTGGGCACGGCGAAGCCACCGGCAGGAGGTGTGACGAGCAGGCGGGTGCCGGGCCGGAGCCGGTCGTGCACGGTAGTGGAGAAACGGCCACCGGACACGCGACGCACCGCGATCGTGTATCTCTCCTGAGCACCCGGTCCGGCGGGTCCGGTCAGCGAGTAGCTGCGGGTCAGGTCGGGTTGATCGGGCCATGCGACCGTGATGTGCTGTCCGGCGCGGAACGCGGGTAACGGTGCCCGGTCTACCGGCCGCAACTGCACCGCAAGGATTTCCTCGGTTTCGAGTTCACAGTGCTCGATCAGGAACTCTCGTTGCGCATGCCACTGTTTCGGGTGCTCGAGCTGAACCTCACATGGCACCGCGCGCAGCCCGACAGAGCCACTGATCGGATCACGGTTTCCGTCACCGACCAGGAGGTTGTAATTGGTGCCGTTTCCGGCGAGCGGATCCGCACCGGGCAGGGCGAGGTCCGACGCGGACTGCCACCAGCCGTATTCGGCGACGACGACGTCGCGGTGGAGGTCCGGGTCGATCCGTGCGCGCATGCGGACGGTGGCACGCGATGTGCTGATCCGCACCCAGTCGTCGTCGCGGATCCCACGAGCGTCGGCGAGTTCGGCGCTCAGCTCGACGATCGGATCCGGGAAACGTTTACGCAGCGAGGAGATTCCGTGGTGCTGGCTGTGACAGAAATAGCCGTTCTTCGCGCAGGTGAGCACCAGCGGATAGGACGCGTCCGGTGCCGGCGACTCCGCCACCGGTACGGCGGATTGCCCGTGCTGGGCGAGTTGCTCGGAGTAGAGCTCGATCCGGCCGGTCGGGGTCGCGAACCCGGTGACCGTTTCGTTGTCGGACTCTTCGGCGTATTTGCGGTAGCGGCCCTCTAACGGCAGATCTATCCCGCCGGGGCGTTCGCGCAGTTCGGCCGCGGTGACCGCGAGCGGAGCGAGCTGGTGGTTCCAGCCGTCCTCGATGCGTCCGTGGAAGAAGTCCGCGCCGTGCCCCAGCCGGACGGCCAGGTCGAACACGATCTCGGTGTCCGAACGCGCCTCGCCCACGGGTTCGACCATTTGCGGCCGCAACTGCACTCGCTGCTGCGCGGCGACGCTGATCTCGAATCCGGCTCTGACCGCTTCGCGCTCCCACGGCGTGCTGACCGGCAGTAACAGGTCGGCGAAGCGAGAGGTGGGGTTCTCGAACAGGTCGAGGTGAACTGTGAAGTCCAGGC
This genomic stretch from Nocardia brasiliensis ATCC 700358 harbors:
- a CDS encoding molybdopterin-dependent oxidoreductase, which translates into the protein MMAEVRGYCTLCRSRCGAVYTVENGVLRGVRPDSEHPTGAAMCPKGRAAPELVYSPERLRRPLRRTTPKSDPDPRWREIGWDEALTEVAERLGRIRAESGAEAVAFSVTSPSGTPMSDSIDWVERFIRLFGSPNTLYSTEICNWHKDFAHAFTFGSGLPGPDYANTDLAVLWGHNPAKSWLAQSAALARARARGARLVVVDPRRSTSALQADHWLRVRPGTDGALALSVAGRLLARHGHDEEFVRSWTNAPLLVRLDTGEFLRASDLHPGVSGYVVWDEVSGRAEPLDTTRAPRGVERFALRGRRRVVTRGGPVECVPAFDRYAAACAAWPVDRAAAVTTVAPAAIEAFAAELDAAQSVSYAAWSGIGQHVNATQTERAIATLYALTGSYDAPGGNVVLPKLPVDPVTGPGQLAAAQRAKALGLESFPLGPPAHGWINARDFCHAVLQGEPYPVRALVSFGGNLLLTQPDPRRTADALRSLDFTVHLDLFENPTSRFADLLLPVSTPWEREAVRAGFEISVAAQQRVQLRPQMVEPVGEARSDTEIVFDLAVRLGHGADFFHGRIEDGWNHQLAPLAVTAAELRERPGGIDLPLEGRYRKYAEESDNETVTGFATPTGRIELYSEQLAQHGQSAVPVAESPAPDASYPLVLTCAKNGYFCHSQHHGISSLRKRFPDPIVELSAELADARGIRDDDWVRISTSRATVRMRARIDPDLHRDVVVAEYGWWQSASDLALPGADPLAGNGTNYNLLVGDGNRDPISGSVGLRAVPCEVQLEHPKQWHAQREFLIEHCELETEEILAVQLRPVDRAPLPAFRAGQHITVAWPDQPDLTRSYSLTGPAGPGAQERYTIAVRRVSGGRFSTTVHDRLRPGTRLLVTPPAGGFAVPSVHSRPIVLLAAGIGITPFLSYLETLVLAPSAAPEVVLHYGNRDGARHPFRDRIATLAAHLPSLRVIDHYSRPDAGDRYHVRGRMSASDIDSTLIDRRARFYLCGPEDMLDELTAGLVARGVPRFDIFAEKFHAAPVPVRISDDATATVRFARSGRDVAWRKSDGTLLQLAEQAGLSVPSGCRVGQCESCAVRVLDGTVAHLVAVGGELPDDHCLTCQSMPTSDVVLDA